Below is a window of Nocardia asteroides DNA.
GATCACGATCGACGGTGAATCCGTGCCGATGCGGGCCGGCGACGCCGCGGTCGCACCCGCCGGTTCGATGCTCGGCATCTCCAACGCCGCGGCCGAGCCCGCGGTGTTCCTGGTGACCGTGCGAGCCGGGTTCTCGGCGCAGCTGCCCGACGGGTCCACTTTCGTTCCGCCCTGGGCATCCTGAACCGTCACGGTGCCTGTTCTTGGCATTGAACTTGAAAGTTCGGTCGCCCGAACAATATAATTCTGGAATGAAGGTCGGGTTCCACCGTTCGCCGGGTTCGCCGCGGCGCCGGGTTCTTGCGTCGGGTGTGCTGAGTGTCGTGGCGGTCGCGCTCACCGCGTGCGGCGGGGTCGCCGCCGAGGACGACGGGAAGAAGGTGGTGCTCACCACCTTCACCGTGCTCGCCGATATGGCGCGCAATGTCGCGGGGGAGCACCTGCGGGTCGAGTCGATCACCAAGGTCGGCGCCGAGATCCACGGCTACGAGCCCACGCCCGGCGACATCAAGAAGGCCGCCAAGGCCGACCTGATCCTGGACAACGGGCTCAACCTGGAGGCCTGGTTCGCCCAGTTCGTCGCCGACCTCGACGTGCCGCACGCCGTGGTCAGCGAGGGTGTCGCCCCGATGGACATCGGCGAGGACGCCTACCGCGGCAAGCCCAACCCGCACGCCTGGATGTCGCCGGTGAACGCGCAGATCTATGTGGACAACATGGTCCGCGCGTTCGCCGACCTCGACCCCGAGCACGCCGAGGCGTACCGGGCCAACGGCGCCGCCTACAAGACGCAACTCGCCGCCGTGCAGGCCGACCTGGTCGCCGCGGTGAACACGCTGCCCGCCGACCAGCGGGCCCTGGTGACCTGTGAGGGCGCTTTCTCCTACCTGGCCCGCGACACCGGGCTCACCGAGAAGTACATCTGGCCGGTCAACGCCGAACAGCAGGCCACGCCGCAGCAGATCGGCTCCGCCATCGACTTCGTGCGCCAGCGTAGAGTGCCCGCGGTGTTCTGCGAGTCCACCGTCTCCGACGCGCCCATGCAGCGCGTCGTCGAGGCCACCGGTTCCCGCTTCGGCGGTGTCCTCTACGTCGACTCGCTGTCGGAGGCCGACGGCCCGGTGCCCACGTACCTGCAACTCATCCGCCACGACGCGAACACCATCGCGACCGCGCTGGCCGGGGCACCGAGATGACCGCGCCCGTCGTCGAGATCCAGGACGTCACCGTCCGCTACGGCGACGTGCTCGCCCTCGACAATGTCGAGCTCACCCTGAAATCCGGCCGGGTCTGCGGGCTCATCGGCATGAACGGGTCCGGGAAATCCACGCTGTTCAAGTCGATCATGGGACTGGTCACCCCCGACCGGGGCCGGGTGCTGATCAACGGG
It encodes the following:
- a CDS encoding metal ABC transporter substrate-binding protein, whose product is MKVGFHRSPGSPRRRVLASGVLSVVAVALTACGGVAAEDDGKKVVLTTFTVLADMARNVAGEHLRVESITKVGAEIHGYEPTPGDIKKAAKADLILDNGLNLEAWFAQFVADLDVPHAVVSEGVAPMDIGEDAYRGKPNPHAWMSPVNAQIYVDNMVRAFADLDPEHAEAYRANGAAYKTQLAAVQADLVAAVNTLPADQRALVTCEGAFSYLARDTGLTEKYIWPVNAEQQATPQQIGSAIDFVRQRRVPAVFCESTVSDAPMQRVVEATGSRFGGVLYVDSLSEADGPVPTYLQLIRHDANTIATALAGAPR